TTTTGATCAATAAAACGATCTAAAAGCAATTCAGATGTCACATACAAAGTCAGTGTTCATCGCATAAACGAATAATTTGTCTCATAAACAAAACTTCCCGGCAAGGGGAATGCAGGACTGTTGTACTATCTTTTCAGGGTATCCAGGGAATCACGCGATACGCCAGTACGTTGTGACACTGTTCCCAGCACAGGTAGGCCCCCTCTAAGTAGATACTAGATAGACATGCTCCGCTTATACTAAACCCCACTCCAGTAAAAGTTATGTACAAAAACATTACCCTAAGAACTCATAAGTCTGTCCAGCCCCCAAACATTTCCAAAGAATAATGTAAATTTAACCGAGCATGAGGCACAGCTATGTCAGCGACACACCAGTCATCGTTGTTCAGTCGAACCCTTCTTGAGTAGTCACAGAAGCTGCATGGTCAACTATCTTTACAGAAACAGACATCAAACCTTGCTGAAATAAAGGTCAGCCACTCTCTCTTCTGCAATTCCCAGGCAAAAGAAATTTGTACTTCTCTGCATTCTCCAACAGAAAGGATGGAAGATGGACACCAGAGAAGGAATGAGGAATAGGTCCCATTTTCCCAATGATTTCCTTGAAGGTGTACTCTTCGGGAAGCATATCAAATAAATCAGACCCCTTGCAGATCACTTTCTGAACTCTTTCTGGGTTTAGATACTTTGAAAACCTGACTCTATCGTAATGGCTGTATGCTTTCATCTTAAAGATGAACTCACTGATATAGCGGAAACAAAAGCTACAATGCCACCCTGCATCTGCTAAGATGTCATCTGTCTGGCGATAGTGTGCATATCTCGTCTCCCCTTCCCGGTACCTGTGTACTGAAGCTCTCCAACTGTTATTGTCCACCAGAAACTCAAAGGAATAGAGATAGTTCTTCAACTGAAGATGCAAGATCTGAGGAACTTCGTCACACCACCTCAGAAGATTGATGGTGTGTCTGCTTGGGATCTCATCAACGTCAGACATTATCAACAAGTCGTCCTCAGTAATACCAGCTATTTTGAGAAGCTGGTCCAGTGCTACTCGTTGATATGCCTCCTCAACAAATGGATTTTCCCCTCTCTTGAATCTTCCTCCAACAGTCCCATAAGTTAATCGGGGCTCCACAAACTTGAACTGCTCGCGATAACGGGAGAAGAACAGAGGCTTTGGAAATCCAGTAAATgttgaatttgattcaaggaGAACAAACTGCGTTATGTAGGGATACAACTCTTTCCATCTTATGGTAAGGATGTCCATCTCATTACTGAACAACACAGCATCAAAAACACGCCTAGGGTACTCACGGATCCCCCAACCATGAAGTTTGCAGAGGTTCTCCATGGACACATTCTCGTGATAATAGTGTGGAATATCATGGAAAGGTTTAGGTGGCGATTCCCATAGCGGCCGCAAGAAGTATGAGATCTTCTGTCCATGCACGTAAATGCCAAAGACACACATCGGAACAAGTGTAAACAGAATGAGGAGAACTTTGAAGTCAAATCCACGTAGAATGCAGCGAACTCTTGACATGCTCAACATTCTGCCTGATTCCTGCACAATCATAAAGACAATATTTGTCAGACGCAAGACAACATGAAATCCACCAGTCAAGGAATTCCAACAACTTGCAGTAATTCAGGCATAGATTCAATGCACAACACAAACACAACGGCAGATGATAATACTCCAAATAATTCATAGGCTTAGTAGTTCACAAGCCACTTTCTTTTCGATACCAACATGAACGCTATAATATCCGTTTAATTAGCAAAAACATTTGTCAATTCCAAACCAGAGGCTGAAAGTAATCCGATTCAAGAAAATTCCAGTACAAACGTGTTACGGATCGAAAAACCAAGACTCTTGTTACGCAAAATTTCATATCAACAAGACATGGATTAGGAAAATCCATCTGATCTGACTGGCCACACTTGATGAAAAAATACACAGATTACCTTTGGTTGCTAAGAAAACTCAGGTCAATAAATCGAAAACTTTATTCATAAAAAAGGGTTGAACTCTAAAATTcccctaaaaacaaaaaattgcatAGGAAATATCGTACAAAAAGTTCATAGCTTTTAACTCAAATTTCCGGTAAACCATATTTTCACAATTTCCCAATAATCCCATTGCTGCTACATTACCGGAGCAACCAAATATGCAAACCCAGAAAACAAAAACCATCAAACCACCAAACCATACACAAAGAATAACAaaaatcaccaaactttaattcgaaaaaataaaaacaatgaaaagaaaattcaacTACCTGGCCGCAAACATTGCCGCAGATATCATCAGTCTTCTTAGAGCAGTAATGGCCCCCTCCCTCAGCCATCATCCACCACATTCTGTATCCTCTCCCTTTCAATGCCTCCACGACCCACGGGAGTTCCGAACGCGGCAGATCGATCGGGCTTCCAGAAACCCGATGTCAAAATCGAAACTTTACCCAGATTTGTTTGGTTCCCCCGATCCCCTTCTGGTTAATCACTAATCAGGCAACCTGAAGCTTCCGTGTCACTCGGGGAGAAGTGAATCAACAGATCAAAGACGCCTAAGAATTTCCAAAAATATGAGCTTTTTGTTGGGTATTggaggaaaaaataaataaatagagagaaaaaagaaagaaggaaagggaCGGTTGGGAAAGGAAGGCcaaaagaataagaagaaggaaaaggagggTGCTGCCTCTCTGGTATTGGGTGGCAGTTGTCCTCACAAAGCAACTCTCTCCACCTGCACAAATCGAGCCGTTTCACTTGTCGTCTACACCACGCCCCCTCCTCCCCCCCCCtctttatattttctttcaaattccCATTTAAATTTATTTCCTAATTACCTTTAATTTTACGCGCATGCCCATGTGCTCGCTTCCTTAACGAGGGAGGGGAGGGGTGTTTATGTCATTGTGTGGAGGAGGCGTGGGAGAACACGGGGAAGGATACGGCATTGGCCGGGTCTGGGTGGGGAAGGTCGGTAAATGGGGGGGGGGCCCACGCGGTGCTGTGACAGCCTCTCCTCTAAGACAATTACACCATGACGATGTGTCGTCTCCTGCTTTATTTTGCTGACAGTTGGCGCGTTGCTACTTCCACCCGGCTCTCTCTTCCGACACGTGGCCTTCTGTCCCTGAGGTTGACATATGTTGTTTGCTGCAGTATATTTCTAGGTCCTGAACGTTTTTGGGCCCTTTTGGGCTTTGGATCTCCTCCTTTATCTATTTTTCTTCGAAACCAGATCTCATCTGGACTATTAATatttgatccaacagctacaattattataattttaaaggatCTTCTGTTTGTAgatgtttgatcaaatttcaatggtccggatCATTTGATGAGTGGGCTCAGTTCCTTTGGGTCCGGAGAGAATCCAGTTCCTCTTTCTTGTTCGCTCAAgtgattatttattttttctaaatttttgtttctctttacGAAACAAAATTTGAGTTAGGTCACATAATAAGTCAATTGCTAATCAGAATTAAACTATACATAAATTTAATAcatcatttttatttatgtgaGTCGAACTTGAAACTTataatttacaagtgaagagaaaatTATTAAACAGTAATACTTGTGGGTCAAGGGTGAGCCTTGGTGCAGCAGAAAAGTTTACTCTTTGTGATTGAAATGTCGTGGATTCGAGTCATGGAAACAGTCTCTTTGCAAAGTAAAAATAAGATTGCATACAATATACGTTCCCTTCTCGACCCTCGCGTAACAGAGACAAGGGCGGAGCTACCATGGGCCTAGGGGCAGATGCCCCCACTAAGATTTTTCTGATGTTGGTATGCTGCTCAAATTGACCTAGTTCTGCAGCAGCAAAGCCCCCATTGAGATTTTTCAGGTTCCTCCAACTTGGTTTTGCATAAGCAGAGCTGggtctttgttttgtttttttttcaaaaccaagccaaaacgacgtcgttttggtcctggtaacaaaaaattaaaaaaatgtaaacaaaacgGTATTGTTTCGTATatgtttgaaagaaaaaagtatGTTATAGTGGGGGACCGCTTGTCCCCACGGTCCTAGACTCCCATTCCATCTCtctattttgttttcattattgCAGCTTGCCAATCAGAGAGCAGCGTGGAGCTGCTCTTCCCCCAACGGCTTGAAACGGAACGGAACATGAGCAAAGTTGCTCTTCCCGTAGCCACGCCAGTATGCAGCAGCCAGCCACTCCACTTCAGCCAGCCACTCTCTAGccgacatatatatatttaggtaaattttttaattcctaAATCTATAAGccctaaccctaattaattatttaagacgaatttttgtttaattggtatAGAAATATAGAATCATATGGATATGGTCATGCACTAATATGGTTATTGacttattgattattgatatgaattctatgattattgatgaatgaaattACGAATTCTATGAATATGGGTATACAtttattcatatgattagttgaattaaatgtttatttgttgaataatttgtataCTTATTGgtattggttaattgaattgttgccTTGGTTGGATCTTGGTTTGATTAGATTGCTATGTTAATCAAAATGTCCCATGTAGTATGTTATAGGGTTAAAGTTTTACATAAGTGTTCTTTAGCGACTTGGTTTCAAAAGGTCTCAATTGCATATCTAACTTGTTTCTCATGTGTTTTCATCCTGAATGTTAGAAAAGATGGGATTTTTATTGAGATTTTTATTCTAAGAATTTTATTGAGATTTTTATTCTATAAATTCTACAAATTACGTATGAACCTTATATGTTATTGGTATCAATGTGAATGATTTTGCAGACTAAAACATCATGGAGAGGTTTTTCAAAAAAACATATCAGTGCCGCCATCCCCAGTTATTGAGAAAAATAATGATACTCGTGGACAAGATAgtacataatttattttatcaaatCTTCCATCAGATCCTGGTAAGCgaatttgaattttggattACAATCCTAATATTCGAGATCAAGTACGAAGAACGTATGTGCTAGTTGGTCCTCAACAAcctaaaacccataattttccTTACAAGAAATATGGAGACACGCAAAGACAATTCAACCCTACTTGGTTTGATGATTTTCCTACTTGGTTGGAATATATTGTAGAAAAAGATGCTGCCTTTTGTTTGTGTTGTTGCCTTTTAAACCAAACATTAGAGAACAAGTAGGTGGTGATTTCTTTGTTGGCGAAGGATTTTCTAactggaagaagaaagaaagacttCTAACTCATATTGGAGGCGTCAATAGTGCACACAATCAAGCATGGAGTAATTTTGAAGCTTTAAGGAGTCAAAAGCAACATATCCAGTCTTTTTTCTCTAAAACTCATGATGAAGCTCGAATTCAATATAGAGCTCGGTTGAATGTATCAATCGATTGTTGTCGATTTCTTTTGAGACAAAGGCTTGCATTTCGTGGTAATGATGAATCTGAACATTCAAGCAACCATGGAAACTTTCTTGAGCTTCTACAGTTTCTTG
The nucleotide sequence above comes from Malus sylvestris chromosome 16, drMalSylv7.2, whole genome shotgun sequence. Encoded proteins:
- the LOC126607990 gene encoding uncharacterized protein LOC126607990, which produces MWWMMAEGGGHYCSKKTDDICGNVCGQESGRMLSMSRVRCILRGFDFKVLLILFTLVPMCVFGIYVHGQKISYFLRPLWESPPKPFHDIPHYYHENVSMENLCKLHGWGIREYPRRVFDAVLFSNEMDILTIRWKELYPYITQFVLLESNSTFTGFPKPLFFSRYREQFKFVEPRLTYGTVGGRFKRGENPFVEEAYQRVALDQLLKIAGITEDDLLIMSDVDEIPSRHTINLLRWCDEVPQILHLQLKNYLYSFEFLVDNNSWRASVHRYREGETRYAHYRQTDDILADAGWHCSFCFRYISEFIFKMKAYSHYDRVRFSKYLNPERVQKVICKGSDLFDMLPEEYTFKEIIGKMGPIPHSFSGVHLPSFLLENAEKYKFLLPGNCRRESG